The following are from one region of the Pirellulales bacterium genome:
- a CDS encoding fatty acid desaturase, with protein sequence MATNAKLTLADGLLAASSAPTQRIPLKKHKTKQPVTSKTPQAPQGKNRGNPQKPGKQQPSEKSPRDKSSRDKDSAQQKLDLIRRAALEKAAPLPNGEQVGQTAVVKEKKPIPPQPTGIYDPQNPWKSGVDWFIVGWIALAHVGALAAPFVFTWHALIYTAITIWFTASIGICLGYHRLLTHNSFKTYRPIRWFLALLGSLTGEGSAMNWVANHRMHHQHSDKDGDPHSPRHGGLWSHMLWFMPHQGAVWQKAMYEHYIPDMYRDPVMRFLDKTFLLWHFVVGFGTLFGAYAIYQDWYTAWSFVVWGVFVRMVYTMHITWFVNSATHTWGYRNYETTDDSTNLWWVGLAAFGEGWHNNHHAYQTMAKHGHKWWEVDVTYWAILAMEKCGLAWNVVKDRPNHKPA encoded by the coding sequence ATGGCAACTAATGCCAAATTGACCCTGGCCGACGGATTGCTTGCCGCCAGTTCCGCACCCACCCAGCGTATTCCGCTGAAAAAACATAAAACTAAGCAACCAGTCACTTCCAAGACACCCCAGGCCCCGCAGGGCAAAAACCGGGGGAATCCGCAGAAACCTGGAAAACAGCAACCGAGCGAGAAATCCCCCCGGGATAAAAGTTCCCGTGACAAAGATTCCGCCCAACAAAAGCTGGATTTAATACGTCGTGCCGCCTTGGAAAAAGCGGCCCCCCTACCAAACGGCGAGCAGGTTGGCCAAACCGCCGTTGTCAAAGAGAAAAAGCCGATCCCCCCCCAGCCCACGGGTATTTATGACCCGCAAAATCCCTGGAAAAGTGGGGTGGATTGGTTCATTGTGGGCTGGATCGCGCTGGCGCATGTGGGGGCATTGGCGGCTCCATTTGTGTTTACCTGGCATGCCTTGATTTATACCGCGATCACCATTTGGTTTACCGCGTCCATTGGTATTTGCCTGGGATATCACCGGCTGCTGACGCACAACAGTTTTAAGACCTATCGGCCCATTCGTTGGTTTCTGGCGCTCTTAGGCAGTTTGACGGGTGAAGGCTCCGCCATGAATTGGGTGGCGAATCACCGGATGCACCACCAACATAGTGACAAGGATGGCGACCCGCATTCGCCGCGGCATGGGGGATTGTGGTCGCACATGCTGTGGTTTATGCCGCATCAGGGGGCCGTCTGGCAAAAGGCGATGTACGAGCACTACATCCCGGATATGTACCGCGATCCGGTCATGCGTTTTTTAGACAAGACATTTTTGTTGTGGCACTTTGTCGTGGGCTTTGGAACGCTGTTCGGCGCGTACGCCATTTATCAAGATTGGTACACGGCGTGGTCCTTTGTGGTGTGGGGCGTGTTTGTGCGGATGGTGTATACCATGCACATCACCTGGTTTGTCAACTCTGCCACGCACACCTGGGGATACCGCAACTACGAAACCACCGACGACAGCACCAATCTGTGGTGGGTGGGATTGGCCGCCTTTGGCGAGGGGTGGCATAACAACCACCATGCCTACCAAACGATGGCCAAACATGGCCACAAATGGTGGGAAGTCGACGTGACGTACTGGGCGATTTTGGCCATGGAAAAGTGTGGTCTGGCCTGGAACGTGGTAAAGGATAGGCCGAATCACAAGCCGGCGTAG
- a CDS encoding PEP-CTERM sorting domain-containing protein (PEP-CTERM proteins occur, often in large numbers, in the proteomes of bacteria that also encode an exosortase, a predicted intramembrane cysteine proteinase. The presence of a PEP-CTERM domain at a protein's C-terminus predicts cleavage within the sorting domain, followed by covalent anchoring to some some component of the (usually Gram-negative) cell surface. Many PEP-CTERM proteins exhibit an unusual sequence composition that includes large numbers of potential glycosylation sites. Expression of one such protein has been shown restore the ability of a bacterium to form floc, a type of biofilm.) — protein sequence MNRSFAIVLWCWTTFMVAPLWLASSRPANASLVYSNDFESNTTGFTNAGVLPALTRTNLPTDGGGLASPNQSQWLGRLGHNIAKSTANKEIVNLSVAGLTPGQSYIVAFDLLIGASWDGAANGYGTDAWYFSVNGTRLVDTMFSNGDQGRDYGAYSPQRYSDTHFADPNLPDVAAFTGAEFSRREGPGYSGYYGIYYFSRGANNPTLTFTATASTATLEWARFSGGVNFGDSGDEYWALDNVAVTLVPEPSSVALLASTLVVFGGICLRRRRRVVVS from the coding sequence ATGAATCGCAGCTTTGCAATTGTACTTTGGTGCTGGACGACTTTCATGGTGGCGCCGCTCTGGCTAGCTAGCTCTCGTCCCGCGAACGCCAGCCTGGTTTATTCAAACGACTTTGAAAGCAATACGACGGGCTTTACGAACGCGGGCGTGCTGCCGGCACTGACACGGACGAACCTTCCCACTGATGGAGGCGGATTAGCCTCGCCGAATCAATCGCAGTGGCTGGGCCGCCTGGGTCATAATATTGCCAAGAGCACCGCGAATAAAGAAATTGTGAACCTGTCTGTTGCGGGACTGACACCGGGGCAGTCGTATATCGTCGCCTTTGATTTGCTCATCGGCGCGTCCTGGGACGGGGCGGCTAACGGTTACGGCACCGATGCCTGGTACTTTTCTGTTAATGGCACGCGGCTGGTGGACACCATGTTCTCTAACGGAGACCAAGGCCGGGACTACGGCGCGTATTCTCCCCAGCGTTACAGCGATACGCATTTTGCCGACCCCAACTTGCCGGATGTTGCCGCTTTTACGGGGGCGGAGTTTTCCCGGCGAGAAGGCCCCGGCTACAGCGGTTATTATGGCATTTACTATTTCAGCCGCGGCGCAAACAACCCGACTTTAACTTTTACGGCAACCGCCTCGACCGCCACGCTCGAGTGGGCTCGATTTAGCGGAGGTGTGAATTTTGGCGATAGCGGCGACGAGTACTGGGCACTGGATAACGTGGCCGTAACCCTCGTGCCAGAACCGTCCAGCGTTGCGCTGCTCGCCTCGACCTTGGTGGTATTCGGCGGAATATGCCTGCGTCGACGGCGACGCGTGGTGGTATCGTAG
- a CDS encoding transglutaminase-like domain-containing protein: MAASPTTATFQRRHGRLLRLCQLCLGVVWLAGCGPGDTGSSALHDTEQETLPPRQTQPLAPGQANQPPRGTPDGADIPVELTVPANSRASWAQVYLAGQPVGYQQTVWTGGASLSDPPRELQELLVLDQPLATREWTREVQNEDGKVVSLELWRQTPTERTSILANIQADQCVLRHVINGQTENATFAWTNLRAGIFALEQELKRQPLKPATERVIHVCVLDNRRQVPLVLSARPNWHKDQTQFPGKQLLPVNFCWQFDHHTELSGTLWQDETGEIWLTEYPAAQLCYVRADRQAALAPRSPLNSRQLLPEKIVLGNSADQGLDLGDLHSAKRITFLLQHPRQNPADWVASRPWQTVVPVDAQSCRVTVTRSRLTDAAPISSAYTASQDSAPYLAANRWLELDDPAIRQLAAEIRDSADQSPNMAQRIAATAQQRIQPLGTNHNFLSAAQALRQGRGDCSEYSTLFVALARASGLPARGCVGLVWMPGERAFSYHMWSECYQQGVWQPLDASFNRSELTPGYLQFDLDPLADSTTELTFLKLFSMKGLKITVENLEKVVSKDK; this comes from the coding sequence ATGGCTGCTTCGCCCACCACTGCTACGTTCCAGCGCCGCCATGGCCGGTTATTACGGCTATGTCAATTATGCTTGGGCGTGGTCTGGCTGGCGGGTTGTGGTCCCGGCGACACCGGGTCCAGCGCCCTGCATGACACCGAGCAAGAAACTTTGCCCCCCCGGCAAACTCAACCGCTGGCCCCGGGGCAGGCGAATCAACCACCCCGGGGGACGCCGGATGGGGCGGATATTCCAGTAGAGTTGACCGTTCCGGCAAACTCCCGGGCATCCTGGGCACAAGTCTATTTAGCGGGTCAACCGGTAGGCTACCAACAAACGGTGTGGACGGGCGGGGCATCACTGTCTGATCCTCCGCGCGAGCTACAAGAACTGCTAGTATTGGATCAACCCTTGGCCACGCGGGAATGGACCCGCGAAGTTCAAAACGAGGACGGGAAAGTAGTATCCCTGGAACTGTGGCGGCAAACACCCACCGAAAGAACCAGCATCCTCGCCAACATTCAGGCCGACCAGTGTGTCTTGCGCCATGTGATCAATGGGCAGACAGAGAACGCTACTTTTGCCTGGACCAACCTGCGTGCCGGAATCTTTGCCCTCGAACAAGAGTTAAAGCGTCAACCCCTGAAACCCGCGACAGAGCGCGTGATCCACGTCTGTGTCTTGGACAATCGGCGGCAAGTCCCGCTGGTGCTCTCGGCCCGGCCTAACTGGCATAAAGATCAAACTCAATTCCCGGGCAAACAGCTCTTGCCGGTCAATTTTTGCTGGCAGTTTGACCACCACACGGAACTTTCGGGCACGCTTTGGCAGGACGAGACCGGCGAAATTTGGCTGACTGAGTATCCGGCGGCGCAGCTTTGTTATGTCCGGGCTGATCGCCAGGCGGCGCTAGCGCCCCGCTCCCCCCTGAATTCACGGCAACTTTTACCGGAAAAGATAGTCCTGGGTAACTCTGCCGACCAGGGGCTTGATCTCGGCGACTTGCATTCCGCGAAACGGATCACGTTTTTGCTGCAACACCCCCGTCAAAATCCCGCCGACTGGGTGGCGTCCCGCCCCTGGCAAACGGTTGTTCCCGTGGACGCGCAGTCATGCCGCGTGACCGTCACTCGCTCGCGGTTGACAGATGCCGCCCCGATATCGTCCGCTTATACCGCAAGCCAGGATTCAGCCCCATACTTGGCGGCCAATCGCTGGCTAGAACTGGACGATCCGGCAATTCGCCAGCTTGCCGCTGAAATTCGTGATTCCGCCGACCAATCACCAAATATGGCACAGCGCATTGCTGCCACAGCGCAACAGCGCATCCAGCCGCTAGGAACCAATCACAACTTTTTATCCGCCGCCCAGGCCCTGCGGCAGGGGAGGGGGGACTGCTCTGAATATTCCACATTATTTGTGGCTCTGGCCCGCGCATCCGGCCTTCCCGCACGGGGATGCGTGGGCCTGGTTTGGATGCCCGGGGAACGAGCTTTTAGCTATCACATGTGGAGTGAATGTTACCAGCAAGGGGTCTGGCAGCCGCTGGATGCCTCTTTCAACCGTTCAGAACTGACGCCCGGCTATCTGCAGTTCGACCTGGATCCGCTGGCTGATAGCACCACGGAACTAACATTCTTAAAACTATTTTCTATGAAGGGACTGAAAATCACTGTGGAAAACCTGGAAAAAGTCGTGTCAAAAGACAAATAA
- a CDS encoding helix-turn-helix transcriptional regulator — MPTVTPLGDKLRHLRVAHGLKQLELALRAGVSERTVRSAEKGVPIRYDLLEFLAIALGVPLHEVSVPSSELNELLRWRKNCQILMDSAKEALLERKPTILLDVAHPNLAIYYFGALRRVESINEMLGEYHGRDGIHQFIENADRFWEKSQTGLITMESPAGSGDTVQLGGYHEFLQDDGQSIWGRYSLIADFDGGALRSLQGIMVPGTPQQ, encoded by the coding sequence ATGCCGACAGTAACGCCCCTGGGAGACAAACTCCGCCACCTGCGTGTCGCCCACGGCCTAAAGCAATTGGAGTTGGCCTTGCGCGCGGGAGTTTCCGAGCGAACGGTGCGTTCCGCGGAAAAAGGTGTGCCAATACGCTACGACCTGCTGGAGTTTCTGGCGATCGCCCTGGGGGTGCCGCTGCACGAAGTTTCGGTCCCCTCTAGCGAATTAAATGAGCTGCTGCGGTGGCGAAAGAATTGTCAAATTCTTATGGATTCCGCGAAAGAAGCATTGCTCGAACGCAAGCCTACCATCCTTTTGGATGTCGCCCATCCCAACTTGGCGATTTATTATTTTGGAGCGTTGCGGCGGGTAGAATCCATCAACGAAATGTTGGGGGAGTATCATGGGCGGGACGGCATCCACCAATTCATAGAAAACGCCGACCGTTTTTGGGAAAAATCCCAGACGGGTTTGATCACGATGGAGTCACCCGCCGGGTCGGGGGATACGGTGCAACTGGGGGGATATCACGAGTTTTTACAAGACGATGGCCAGAGCATTTGGGGACGATACTCGCTGATCGCAGATTTTGACGGAGGGGCGCTACGCTCGCTGCAAGGAATTATGGTGCCAGGCACCCCGCAACAATAA